ATCCACGATGAAGTGTTCACAATTTGGAATCATGACCGATGCAGGGGGACGCTCCGGAGAACAGAGTTCATGCCTGAGAACTTTTGGTGGTGAGAAATGGAGATCTCTTCTTAGCTAGGCCCACGGGTCATGGCCCatttttatgtgggagtgagctTTATCTAATGGACCCATCCACCCAGTAATGGGCTTATTGTGCTAGGCCACCATTCCCTACAATCTTTGGGATAATTGGTGTCTGGGACTTTGGTGCATCATCTTTTGGTTTAGCCTGGTTGTGTCTTTCCATGCAAGAGACTGGATATATACATGTGACTTGTGAGAGGAGAGATAAGTTGCTTCATTACTAGTACACATTATGGGGGttgtgttttctttatttttcgcAAAATTATTGATCATTTTACACGAGTTTGAACTTTTGAATTATCCGTGATACTGGAATGATATCATCGTGTTGACAGTGTCCCTCTATTGTGAACGTCCCGCGCATATATGGTGCTTGGATTTTACGTCTTGTAAGTTGGTAGATATAAatgatatctctctctctctctctctctctctctctctctctctctctctaacccccGATTCTTTAATTATATTTAGAGTTTGACTATTTGTTACGTTTGGGGTTAATTATATGAGTTAGGAAtttgttttacttgttaaaTTAATGGAAATTGGAACACAAGATAGCATGTGGCGCACAtacacttaataattttcttAAAAGCCTTATAAGACAAAGGGAGGAGTGTTCTACGTTGTTCTTATTTCGTTCCGATCATCTTCGTTCCTATCATCTACGTAGAGAGAGAACCGAGCAGgaacaagaaagaagaagggggAAAACTTAGGGTTTGATCTTGATAGCTTGGAATTGAAGTCTTGATTTGGTAATTCTTGCATCTCTCACTAGAAGCTATGTTTTGGTAGTTGAATTATATGTCTAAGTGAAGAATTTTATGGGTCTTAGCTCAATTACAAGTTGAATTGGGTAGAACTCTTAAAGAAGCCCATGAACCCTAATTGAATTCcttgaatttcatgttttgAACTTACTTTGATGCATGAATTTGATGTTCTTGAAGTAGCTCTCCTATATCTATGAGTTCGAGCATGATTAGTGAGGTTTTGGTATGAGTTTGAAGTGTATTGAAAGGTTTTGGAGTCGGAAATTTTGTTAAGGTAGTTCTAAAGCTCCAAAATTCATGAAATTTTCATTGAGAGTTCCTCTATAAGTCTTTTGTATGTGGTAAAAATTTCAAGATCAAATTCGAAGTATTAGACTCTAGAAATTCTTAACCTAGCATTACTCTATTTCAAAACCGTGCAGTTAGCACTGATATGTATTGAAAAAACGGCCATATCTTCTAGCTCGAGTGACCAAATTGCGAAccgttttttaattttgaaactagattcaTAGATCTTAAAAAGTATGTGGAGTTTGTGCCTTAATTATTCCTGTGCAAAGTCAGATTTTGGGATAAAGTTGGTGAAATTACAGGTTGTCTGGAATTATTTCTTGAGACGAGTTATCTAACTTCATATTTTTACCTTAGGACCTTATGGTCATAAAGATAGGCTTGTTAACATCTTCTAATCATGTTTTTATTGCCTACTTGTTATAGGAGATTCGTGTGACACGTGAACGGAGGTGAGTGTCATAATTAATACCTAAATTACGTGGTTTTATATAAGTTTTTCATTGCAAAGCTTTATCGTATATGTTTTGTACCAtgatatgaactccatggaatctacctaataaaacaaaaaggtgtggggaccacacaaacacaagttgaaaggAGGGTTGAGATTCACTTGATCTAAGGGCTGAtatgtgctctccaactctcttaagaaaacacccacacttttacaaatatattacaaaaatgccatcggTTCTTTTTAcctaaatcaaattttgtcggaagcatatataaaaaaaacctaCTTCTATTGGcgtttggctctctctctctctctctctctctctacaccgCTCTTTCGAATCTCCAgcgaaatctttcaaatctggGCCAATAAAGTTGCGTGGAATGTTCCTTACCCGtcgaaatctttcaaatctgtCAAGTATCGTGGACGGTGGGAGCTGGGCCAAGAAAGCTTCGTGAAAGCAAAtgtatttggaattttttggagtttactgggattgggattgagatttttttggatttttggtctctgttcttttgaagttttggtGTCAGCAAAAGgggtctaacaaagaaaccatatCCATTTAGAAGAAAGCATACAAGCTGCATGGACGGTCGATAAAGAAAGCTCCCTAAAAGCAAaggtatttgaaaatttttggagtttattgggattgggattgggatttttttaaattttttgtctctgtttttttttttttttttttggagttttggtgTCTAAAAGCAAAGGCAATGCTCTATTAAGATCATCGTTGGCAGTTTTTGGTGTTAGAAATgttctttgtagctagcttCAAATTTTAGTTTGGGAAGTGCCGTAAGcatgagtaattctttttcATGCCATTAAGAAAAGGATCACATACTATacactaatgaatcgatttagtgtttgagccactagctagcaagtgcccATAGGCACAGACAATTCCAACCGgggtgcgtagtgccgtaggcacaggTAAGCACTAGTATTAATAAAAGGTGAATACGTTTTTCTATCTAGTAAAGACATTCCTACAAGATGACACATAAAACGCTAGGGGTAATGCTAAGACGTTGAAGCTTATCCAttaccggggacgcctggtagcCACACAAGACTAGTGGAATGTGCTTTATATCAAGACTATTTTTCTACGACTGAATCCTTATGAAATGTTTTTATCATTGTCCATAGAAAGTATGTAACTTATGTATTGGTCATTCATACGAGCTTCGACTTATATtatttttccacctttcaggcaaCGGAGAGTAGAGTGGTGGCGTGAAGCCTTTTCTTTTGGACGTACCATGTAAATGTGAACTTGTAGATAGAGAGTTGCATTTTGTGAACACTTTTGACTTGTAATTATGCACACCTCTTGGTGATTTGCCATGTAAGGATCCTTTTTGTAAGAACAACTAGTTTTGTGGATAtgtaatgaaatatattttgtttccGCTTGTCGTTATTTGAGTCCCTTTAGTCCCGTTGCTAGCGAGATGATTATTATTGAAATGGCCTTAGTAATTATAACACTGGCATTTTGTTATGACTAACACCTTTAGGAACGGGTTAGGGtcgggactctctctctctcaatacgGCTAATCAAGTCAAGTTTTGCTGGGCTATTATTTTCTTATCAAAATGATTTACATGTCACAGTTCACATCGTTACAATTCTTTGGTCCTTCCTTTTTAGGTGAGAAacaagaatatatatatttatgtttcATTATATGTTGGAGTATTACATATGAATCTATGAAAACCCATATCTATAGCTATGGAAATTACAATCCCATTTTTGTATACAAGAGAAAGCACCTTCTCAAttggacccggggaccctgccgagcggcacccctgccgagcgggtgccgagcggccaatccggccgttcatctcggaatcaacggccggcatcgctgccaagcacctctgcttggcagcatctcccaatctcAATTTTTGACTAACACAACTCTCTTGGGTGACAAAGTAAATGCGCTCAAATGAAACCAAACAAGCATTACAAACAATTAAACTGTGtgtgaaggggaaaaaaaaaatagtagtaaatACAAATTCAAATGACCAATATACCCTTTCAGATTCCATAAACCATCACGTCCTCATTTTCCCAAATTGCCCTCTTCTAGAGCTCAAAGTACGCGCGGGTGCAAGTACACCCGAAGGCCGTTGTTCATAAACAACGTCAGCGACATCTTCTGCTCCACCCTGTGGCCGGGAACCGGCGCCAACCGGTACCTCAGCAACACCGCTGAAGCCACGGACTTCATCTGCAAATAAGCCAAATCCTTCCCGAGACAAGTCCTCGGGCCGGCGTTGAACGCCACGAACTTGTACCCGTCCTTCGGCGTCTTGAACCGGTCCCCGTCCTCCGACAGCCACCTCTCCGGTTTGAACTCCATGCAGTCCTCCCCCCATATGCTCTTCATCCTCCCCACCGAGTATATCGAGTACGTCACCGTGGACCCCGCCGGCACGTGGGTCCCGTCCGGCAAGACGTCGTCGGACACCACGTACTTGAAGTCCTCCGGCACCGATGGGTACAGCCTCAGTGTCTCTGCCAGCGCCGCCTTCAAGTAAACCAGGCGGTCTGCCTCGTCGAAGACGAGCGGGTCGTCGACCCACGCCCGCGGGTCCTCCCCGCGGGTTTCTTTCAACACCGTCGTGATCTCGGCTACGATTTTCTCCTCCACGTGCTTGTCGTTCATGACGGAGTAGAAGAACCAAGACAGGGCCACCGACGACGTGTCCCTTCCGGCCAGGACGAAGTTGAGCGCGATCCGTTTCAAGACCGCGTCTGGAAACATGTTTCCGTCCGTGTCCCGTCTCTTCATGAACCGGGATAAGAGGTCATCCGAGGGAGCTTGTTTCCGTGCGTTGAGAGCCTCCGTCATGTAATTTTCGACAATGTTGAGGCTGTTTTCCAATCTCAGTTCTGCCCCTATGTTCAAAAACTTCTGCAACCTCCACAAAAAACCCGGGTAGAGTAGTCTCTGGAGGGTGGCTTCCGTAGCAGAGTCGAAAGCCTTGGCGAACGGGTTGTCGGGTAGATCCGGAGAGAGTGTCTCCGGATCTTTGCCGAACGTGAGCCCGCAGATGTTGTCGAACGTTAAGCGGAGCAGCAAGTCCTGTAAGTCTACGGAAGTGTGTTCCGTCGCGGCCTTCTCTAAGATGTGCCAGAGACGGTTTTTGA
The sequence above is a segment of the Rhododendron vialii isolate Sample 1 chromosome 13a, ASM3025357v1 genome. Coding sequences within it:
- the LOC131314339 gene encoding cytochrome P450 86A1-like, coding for METPLLLFTVAAATSAYLLWFYLLSRRLTGPKVWPLVGSLPLLFINRRRIHDWMAANLRATGGAATYQTCTICIPFLARKQGFYTVTCHPRNIEHILRTRFDNYPKGPDYQAAFHDLLGQGIFNSDGETWLIQRKTAALEFTTRTLRQAMARWVNRTIKNRLWHILEKAATEHTSVDLQDLLLRLTFDNICGLTFGKDPETLSPDLPDNPFAKAFDSATEATLQRLLYPGFLWRLQKFLNIGAELRLENSLNIVENYMTEALNARKQAPSDDLLSRFMKRRDTDGNMFPDAVLKRIALNFVLAGRDTSSVALSWFFYSVMNDKHVEEKIVAEITTVLKETRGEDPRAWVDDPLVFDEADRLVYLKAALAETLRLYPSVPEDFKYVVSDDVLPDGTHVPAGSTVTYSIYSVGRMKSIWGEDCMEFKPERWLSEDGDRFKTPKDGYKFVAFNAGPRTCLGKDLAYLQMKSVASAVLLRYRLAPVPGHRVEQKMSLTLFMNNGLRVYLHPRVL